One genomic segment of Arachis duranensis cultivar V14167 chromosome 4, aradu.V14167.gnm2.J7QH, whole genome shotgun sequence includes these proteins:
- the LOC107485238 gene encoding pentatricopeptide repeat-containing protein At2g15690, mitochondrial-like has protein sequence MEDTGENGGSVADYGIFLAMLNLCQGTRSLEYGKRVHEILRRLRFRVEVELNNRLIGMYGKCGNMNIARKVFDRMPERNMSSWHLMIIGYIENGAGDDALLVFQEMKEAGIRPESETFALVLAACAREEAVEEGLLHFESMKEYEIVPTMEHYMEVINILGNAGQLNEAEEFIESKPFQPEDDIWEALRNFARIHGDMDLEDRAEELLACLNPSKAIANKLPTPPRKKQYAINMLEEKNRVAENRYAVPYKEADEKLKGLSGQRRSWRCGFWAQRR, from the coding sequence ATGGAAGACACAGGGGAAAACGGAGGTTCTGTTGCTGATTATGGTATTTTTCTCGCCATGTTAAATTTGTGCCAGGGTACGAGGTCGCTTGAGTATGGGAAAAGGGTTCATGAGATCTTGAGAAGATTGAGGTTTCGAGTGGAGGTTGAATTGAACAATAGGTTGATTGGAATGTATGGAAAATGTGGTAACATGAATATTGCACGCAAGGTGTTTGATCGAATGCCAGAGAGAAATATGAGTTCTTGGCACTTGATGATCATTGGATACATTGAAAATGGAGCTGGTGATGATGCTTTGTTAGTTTTTCAGGAGATGAAGGAGGCAGGGATACGGCCTGAGAGTGAAACTTTTGCATTGGTTTTGGCTGCGTGTGCAAGGGAAGAAGCTGTAGAAGAAGGATTATTGCACTTTGAATCAATGAAGGAGTATGAAATTGTTCCCACCATGGAGCATTACATGGAGGTCATTAACATTCTGGGTAATGCCGGTCAGTTGAATGAAGCTGAGGAGTTCATTGAGAGTAAGCCATTTCAGCCTGAAGATGACATTTGGGAGGCTCTTCGAAATTTTGCTAGGATTCATGGAGATATGGATCTTGAGGATCGTGCGGAGGAGTTGTTGGCATGTCTAAATCCTTCAAAGGCCATTGCTAATAAGCTTCCAACACCTCCAAGGAAGAAACAGTATGCAATTAACATGCTAGAGGAGAAGAATAGAGTGGCCGAGAATCGGTATGCCGTTCCGTATAAAGAGGCTGATGAGAAATTGAAGGGTTTGAGTGGCCAGAGGAGGAGCTGGCGCTGTGGTTTCTGGGCTCAGCGgaggtga